The following proteins are encoded in a genomic region of Parus major isolate Abel chromosome 18, Parus_major1.1, whole genome shotgun sequence:
- the LOC107212273 gene encoding uncharacterized protein LOC107212273, with the protein MITIDELCLVENVLEGKTRSLLSACFSSVLLLPSEREMPHQSASLFTKTLKAMDTMLRTVVLSFPASSVCKELQDIFEMLLDFTRSEREVVRERAVGRIGVLTSLLSGYSTLKASVSFGRDSFGPVCPEDISVPVVGRLVGRLILFRYSEEQTSYTAFHALFSLAEFLYKSRPRDGPDQFAWEAVTTSSLCYLSIRDCTQAFGKYLHSRERTDVILEAIQAMRDASILDKQVPSSMLDVAMEDPKFWLTDVPKIVSCILENLLCITTESGCRKVESLFLLMTNENRSAVVISLCEMTLQGDSAVQELCNTLSSMPEILDKVLTEFAILLRNHWCSSSRESTWNSHRASSSGHRDLEELGNKPSIWSDEGHPDVVTAFLMLEILTGLSERAEMVSRGGLGQPRWQPGPGPECKAVAWPGL; encoded by the exons ATGATCACCATCGATGAGTTATG CTTGGTGGAGAATGTGCTGGAGGGCAAAACCAGAAGCCTCCTCTCCGCATGTTTCTCGAGTGTCTTATTGCTCCCCTCGGAAAGGGAAATGCCACACCAGAGCGCTTCCCTCTTCACCAAG ACCCTGAAAGCCATGGACACAATGCTGAGGACGGTGGTGCTCAGCTTTCCTGCCTCCAGTGTctgcaaggagctgcaggacatCTTTGAG ATGCTGCTGGACTTCACCAGATCTGAGAGAGAAGTTGTGCGGGagagggctgtggggaggatTGGTGTCCTGACCAGTTTGCTGTCTGGCTATTCCACTCTGAAG GCCTCTGTCAGCTTTGGAAGAGACAGTTTTGGACCTGTCTGCCCTGAAGACATCTCAGTCCCAGTCGTGGGAAGGCTGGTGGGACGTCTCATTCTTTTCCGATATTCCGAGGAACAAACAAGTTATACAGCTTTCCACgctcttttttcccttgctgaaTTCCTCT ACAAGTCAAGGCCAAGGGATGGGCCAGACCAATTTGCTTGGGAAGCTGTGACCACCTCCTCGCTGTGTTACCTGAGCATCAGAGACTGTACCCAG GCCTTTGGAAAATACCTCCACTCTAGAGAGAGGACAGATGTCATCCTGGAGGCCATTCAGGCCATGAGAGATGCCAGCATCCTTGACAAGCAGGTGCCCAGCAGCATGCTGGATGTGGCCATGGAAGACCCAAAATTCTGGCTGACAGAT GTGCCCAAGATAGTGAGCTGCATTCTTGAAAACCTGCTATGCATCACCACAGAGTCAGGCTGTAGGAAAGTGGAGTCACTGTTTCTCCTGATGACCAACGAGAACCGCTCGGCAGTGGTCATCAGCCTGTGTGAGATGACTCTGCAAGGAGACAG tgctgtgcaggagctgtgcaacACTCTGTCCTCCATGCCTGAGATTTTGGACAAGGTCCTCACGGAGTTTGCTATCTTGCTCCGGAACCACTGGTGCAGCTCTTCCAGAGAAAGCACCTGGAACTCTCACAGAGCT TCATCCTCGGGGCACAGGGACTTGGAGGAGCTGGGTAACAAGCCCAGCATCTGGAGCGATGAGGGCCATCCCGATGTGGTGACGGCCTTCCTGATGCTGGAGATCCTCACTGGGCTGTCAGAGAGAGCTGAGATGGTGAGCAGGGGGGGATTGGGGCAGCCACGCTGGCAGCCAGGGCCTGGGCCAGAGTGCAAGGCGGTGGCTTGGCCTGGGCTGTGA
- the LOC117245266 gene encoding uncharacterized protein LOC117245266 — protein sequence METLFFIKAKKIEVFLPSMMKILEAGSEDEKLKVIVVFHNLLRQLKKSKASSITVALVGKIIPLFDSHECGQLRELSLWLLRDLLRSVVRRDEKKMGREMQNALIPLLFRLNDHLPSVAKAAREALFAAAELLKWKQLKHLLQRERMWELGECLLMRRGSRVEEYMKQSLPYLKDPQSSVRLAAVRFIRIATRHVRNQDLETQTHILTALQPLEKDRDISVSSLAAHTRLILRAPRVQRRSSVILQMLCCWCR from the exons atggaaactCTCTTCTtcataaaggcaaaaaaaatcgAAGTCTTTCTGCCGAGCATGATGAAGATACTGGAAGCTGGCAGTGAAGATGAGAAGCTGAAGGTCATTGTGGTCTTCCACAATCTCCTGCGTCAGCTGAAAAAGTCAAAGGCCAGCTCCATCACTGTGGCACTGGTGGGGAAGATCATACCCCTCTTTGACTCG CATGAGTGTGGCCAGCTGCGAGAGCTCTCCCTCTGGCTCCTCAGAGACCTGCTGAGGTCCGTGGTGAGAAGGGATGAGAAGAAGATGGGGAGGGAGATGCAGAATGCACTGATCCCGCTCCTCTTCCGCTTGAACGACCATCTCCCCAGCGTGGCCAAG GCTGCCAGGGAAGccctttttgctgctgcagagcttctcaAATGGAAGCAGCTCAAGcacctgctgcagagagagCGGATGTGGGAGCTTGGAGAATGCTTG TTGATGAGGAGGGGGAGCAGGGTTGAAGAGTACATGAAGCAGAGCCTGCCCTACCTGAAGGACCCTCAGTCCTCCGTGCGCCTGGCAGCCGTCAGGTTCATCA ggatCGCCACGAGGCACGTGAGGAACCAGGACCTGGAGACTCAGACTCATATCCTCACTG CCCTTCAGCCCCTGGAGAAGGACAGGGATATCTCAGTCAGTTCCCTGGCAGCCCACACACGCTTGATCCTCAGAGCTCCGAGGGTGCAGCGAAGATCATCGGTGATTCTAcaaatgctgtgctgctggtgccggtga